The following proteins are co-located in the Spirosoma montaniterrae genome:
- a CDS encoding SdrD B-like domain-containing protein: MDPLEVWTGGTAKYSIINSVRSDPFELYRDGDIGTFGKANGLGDLELTAVEAPVEIGNRVWRDTNGNGIQDAGEPPLAGATVTIQENCTGNVIASATTDANGTYYFSSATGTSTLNARYGLPLAYNTNYCVKVTSLGASAAASGLSLSVVSPTPGETIGSPNSGTTLANNDAFLINGQPGIYLTTGGPGATNHSYDFGFSPQQFDLALRKTLANGQAASVTPGSSVTFTITVFNQGNVTASNVQITDYIPAGLTLNDPNWTASGNTATLNTPIASLSASGSTTRNIIFTVNSDFAGSIVNKAEISSSTGGSDKDSTPDTNPTNDAGGKENTDSDNAIDGNGTGTPGDGNANTDEDDEDVALITVNAVCAVNPPVITVGPCAEATNTYSVTAVVTLNNTTAGVLTVSNGVQSLTTNVAAGLGTFTYTAVFNGLTSDGANRTITATLPGCGNPASANYTAPVSCTIAPICSVSTPVITVGPCAEATNTYSVTAVVTLNNTSAGVLTVSNGPQSLTTNVAAGIGMFTYTAVFNGLTSDGANRTITATLPGCGNPASANYTAPVSCAPICAVNPPMVTVGPCAEATNTYSVTAVVTLNNTTAGVLTVSNGVQSLTTNVAAGLSVFRYTAVFNGLTSDGANRTITAMLPGCGNPATANYTAPVSCAQPSLSIAKMVNKSLAKVGDLISYTVVVSNTASVPAANVIVNDRMDEGLTYVSNSPSTGSFVPGSVSSGSPTVGIWTIPTLPANSSATLVLTATVHQAGVRYNAATLGGKEVRVCTTVPHQVCKGTDYLYGLMVEAGRSSYQWYKDGVLITNATSHTLAVNQPGSYSVSIGQADGQCADGSCCPFILEENEVRPFSAMTVAATCVNTVPQANARIVLTDVVSQSLTAYQYQISPGDGFTAANALAPAMGVPANGILISTLPAPSQAQMYTVRLIDPVTGCVRDVVVVVPPTVCGCPPPVCLPVQIRKVK; encoded by the coding sequence ATGGACCCTCTTGAAGTCTGGACGGGTGGTACTGCTAAATACTCGATCATAAATAGCGTTAGATCAGACCCCTTTGAACTCTATAGGGACGGTGATATCGGAACATTTGGCAAAGCTAATGGATTGGGTGACCTTGAGTTAACGGCGGTTGAAGCACCCGTTGAGATCGGTAACCGCGTTTGGCGAGATACCAACGGCAACGGCATACAGGATGCTGGCGAACCTCCATTAGCGGGTGCTACTGTTACTATACAGGAAAACTGCACAGGCAATGTTATCGCTTCGGCTACCACAGACGCGAACGGAACCTACTATTTTTCGTCGGCTACCGGCACATCGACGCTTAACGCCCGGTACGGTTTACCCTTGGCGTATAATACAAACTACTGCGTAAAAGTGACTTCGTTGGGTGCTAGTGCCGCAGCTTCGGGCCTGAGTCTCTCGGTCGTTTCGCCAACTCCTGGAGAAACCATAGGTAGTCCTAATTCTGGAACGACGCTGGCTAATAACGATGCATTCCTGATCAATGGTCAGCCTGGTATTTATCTGACAACGGGCGGACCCGGTGCCACGAACCATAGTTACGATTTTGGTTTCTCGCCACAGCAGTTCGATCTGGCTCTGCGTAAGACGCTGGCTAATGGACAGGCTGCCTCGGTGACGCCCGGTAGCAGTGTTACGTTTACGATAACTGTATTTAACCAGGGTAATGTAACGGCATCCAACGTTCAGATTACTGATTACATTCCGGCGGGTCTTACGCTGAATGATCCAAACTGGACTGCCAGCGGCAATACCGCAACGCTTAATACACCTATCGCCAGCCTGAGTGCGAGCGGCTCAACCACGCGTAATATCATTTTTACAGTGAACAGCGACTTCGCAGGCAGCATTGTAAATAAAGCCGAAATTAGTAGCTCGACTGGTGGATCCGATAAGGATTCAACGCCCGATACTAACCCGACTAATGATGCAGGTGGCAAGGAAAATACGGACTCTGACAACGCTATTGATGGTAATGGTACAGGCACACCCGGCGATGGTAACGCGAACACAGACGAAGACGATGAGGATGTGGCACTGATTACAGTCAATGCAGTGTGTGCGGTGAATCCACCCGTGATTACGGTTGGGCCTTGCGCTGAAGCGACCAATACCTATTCGGTAACAGCCGTAGTCACGCTCAACAACACGACCGCTGGTGTACTCACCGTCAGCAACGGTGTTCAATCGCTGACGACCAACGTAGCTGCCGGGCTGGGTACGTTCACTTACACGGCTGTCTTCAACGGGCTGACTTCGGACGGAGCCAACCGCACCATCACGGCTACGCTGCCCGGTTGCGGCAATCCAGCCTCGGCCAACTATACCGCGCCGGTCTCGTGTACGATAGCCCCTATCTGCTCGGTTAGCACACCCGTGATTACGGTTGGTCCCTGCGCTGAAGCGACCAACACCTACTCGGTGACGGCGGTGGTAACGCTCAACAACACCAGTGCCGGGGTACTCACGGTTAGCAACGGCCCCCAGTCGCTGACTACCAACGTAGCTGCTGGAATCGGTATGTTCACCTACACGGCTGTCTTCAACGGACTGACTTCGGACGGAGCCAACCGCACTATCACGGCTACGCTGCCCGGTTGCGGTAATCCAGCCTCGGCCAACTACACCGCGCCAGTCTCCTGCGCCCCCATCTGTGCGGTCAATCCGCCGATGGTCACGGTTGGGCCTTGTGCCGAAGCCACCAACACCTATTCGGTAACGGCAGTAGTCACGCTCAACAACACGACCGCTGGGGTACTCACGGTCAGCAATGGTGTTCAATCGTTGACCACCAACGTAGCTGCTGGATTGAGTGTGTTTAGATACACAGCCGTCTTTAACGGGTTAACCTCAGACGGAGCCAACCGTACCATCACGGCCATGCTACCCGGTTGTGGCAATCCAGCTACGGCCAACTATACCGCGCCGGTCTCGTGTGCCCAGCCTTCGCTTTCTATTGCCAAGATGGTGAACAAATCATTGGCTAAAGTAGGTGATCTGATCAGTTATACGGTGGTCGTTAGTAATACGGCGAGTGTTCCGGCGGCTAATGTCATCGTCAACGACCGGATGGACGAAGGGTTAACCTACGTCAGCAACTCGCCGTCTACAGGTTCTTTTGTACCGGGTTCTGTGAGTTCTGGTTCGCCAACAGTGGGTATTTGGACAATTCCGACACTCCCGGCTAACTCGTCGGCTACTTTAGTCTTAACAGCTACTGTTCATCAGGCTGGGGTTCGCTACAACGCAGCCACGCTGGGTGGAAAGGAAGTGCGCGTTTGTACTACAGTACCTCATCAGGTCTGCAAAGGAACGGATTACTTGTATGGGCTTATGGTTGAAGCCGGTCGCAGCAGTTATCAATGGTATAAAGATGGCGTGCTTATTACCAATGCAACCAGCCATACGCTGGCTGTCAATCAGCCTGGTTCGTATAGCGTGAGCATTGGGCAGGCCGATGGGCAATGTGCAGACGGGTCCTGCTGTCCGTTTATCCTTGAAGAAAATGAGGTGCGACCCTTTTCGGCAATGACTGTGGCAGCCACCTGTGTTAACACAGTACCTCAGGCTAATGCCAGAATCGTGTTGACCGACGTGGTCAGTCAGTCGCTAACGGCTTATCAGTATCAGATCAGCCCAGGTGACGGTTTCACGGCTGCCAATGCTTTAGCTCCAGCAATGGGCGTACCGGCTAACGGAATCCTGATAAGCACACTGCCAGCACCCAGTCAGGCGCAAATGTACACGGTTCGCCTGATCGATCCGGTTACGGGCTGTGTTCGCGACGTGGTTGTGGTAGTACCGCCAACCGTATGCGGATGCCCACCACCTGTTTGTTTGCCTGTACAGATCCGTAAGGTTAAATAG
- a CDS encoding DUF5686 and carboxypeptidase regulatory-like domain-containing protein, protein MRFKLTVFFTLLTTLGLAQTGLRGTVKNSKGDAMPYAAIIVKGTSQGTISNDEGRYEIALPSGQYTIVFQYLGFQTLQKSVEVGSGFQTLDVVLEEQAFRLAEVQAKVGNEDPAYTIMRRAIAKSRFHQLQVQQYTARSYGKASFTVQKLPAVANLFKKQLAEAEREANFKVGRPILYESVAEISFRQPNSYNRRTIAARNSQFDQVIPSTFFISSFYSPKVGGNVSPLSPSAFAYYKFEYEGTFSEPGPDGQRIEISKIRVMPRSWGEGVFRGVVYIIENTWALHSFQLEFRNSGGATTTTNVRGTLSPVKGIWMPLNLRFDVKGDFFGADFIAQGVISQTYSRLVPNPAFVEDVPVIDEKKEKSAPVLSKRAIQGQSFEQTVKKQKELTTKNFKQLIKEYEKQEFKERKRRGDDVQVVRNDSSAVDSLAGKRSAAFWDSIRAVPLTTAESISYAKNDSLRIVREVKIKADSVKGKKKDKFSVSDFLLSGESFKLAPRTQLVWTSPLSKVDYNTVEGYAIEASLRLNRRASKTDSLKAPRIFQAGPRWYVGAVGRYQFGRNEIVGYGQAGIRFTKGNLEASGGRYFVQFNPNNPISPLLNSFTTLLFEQNFMKLYAKNFARLQGDVRTLGDRLTLLGSVEIAQRSEVANFKENIRPWINWTNRTFTPNYPLNVELPVNDEAVVPPARAVNMPTHNALTLDLTARFNLGRIRYRIRNGIRTLIPDDEAPVVTLNYRTGSARQLAGSPFPVRTVNYGFVQAGIRQSLETGIRSRLSYALNAGTFITNDQLFFPDFKHFAGNEFWFQQGDPVTTFRMLPYYQFSTAKRFAEAHVLGEFRKFALTQITVLRLLDLRENLFVNYLATPSLTNYTEVGYGLNGLIPQVLPFFRLEVIGQFQNGQYQGIGYRVGTTLNFGR, encoded by the coding sequence ATGCGCTTCAAGCTCACTGTATTTTTCACGCTACTTACAACATTGGGATTAGCCCAGACCGGCCTGCGCGGTACCGTTAAAAATAGCAAAGGCGATGCCATGCCTTATGCGGCCATTATTGTAAAAGGCACCTCGCAGGGAACCATCTCGAACGATGAAGGTCGGTATGAAATTGCGCTGCCATCGGGCCAATACACCATTGTGTTTCAATACCTTGGTTTTCAAACGCTGCAAAAATCAGTTGAGGTAGGCAGCGGTTTTCAGACGCTCGACGTGGTGCTGGAGGAGCAGGCTTTCCGGCTGGCTGAGGTGCAGGCGAAGGTTGGCAACGAAGATCCGGCCTACACCATTATGCGCCGGGCCATTGCCAAAAGTCGCTTTCATCAATTGCAGGTGCAGCAGTACACAGCCCGCAGCTACGGTAAGGCATCGTTCACCGTGCAGAAACTGCCTGCCGTTGCCAATCTATTTAAAAAACAATTGGCGGAAGCCGAGCGCGAAGCCAATTTTAAAGTGGGTCGCCCGATTCTGTATGAGAGCGTTGCTGAAATTTCGTTCCGGCAACCAAACAGCTATAACCGGCGTACTATTGCCGCCCGCAACTCGCAGTTCGATCAGGTGATTCCGAGTACGTTTTTTATCAGTTCGTTTTACTCGCCCAAGGTCGGTGGTAACGTGTCGCCCCTGTCGCCGAGCGCGTTTGCCTATTATAAATTTGAGTACGAAGGCACTTTCAGCGAGCCGGGTCCTGATGGGCAGCGGATTGAAATCAGCAAAATTCGGGTTATGCCGCGTTCGTGGGGCGAGGGCGTATTTCGCGGGGTTGTTTACATCATCGAGAATACCTGGGCATTACACAGCTTTCAACTGGAGTTTCGCAACAGCGGTGGAGCCACAACGACCACCAATGTACGCGGCACACTGTCGCCGGTTAAGGGTATCTGGATGCCGCTGAACCTGCGTTTCGACGTGAAGGGCGATTTCTTCGGGGCCGATTTTATTGCACAGGGCGTTATTAGTCAGACGTATAGCCGATTGGTTCCTAACCCGGCTTTTGTGGAAGATGTGCCGGTAATCGATGAAAAGAAAGAAAAGTCGGCCCCGGTGTTGAGCAAACGCGCCATTCAGGGACAGTCGTTTGAGCAGACCGTGAAAAAACAGAAGGAACTGACGACAAAAAATTTCAAACAACTCATTAAAGAATACGAGAAGCAGGAGTTTAAAGAACGCAAACGCCGGGGCGACGACGTGCAGGTAGTACGTAACGATTCATCGGCGGTTGATTCATTGGCCGGAAAACGCTCGGCGGCTTTCTGGGATTCGATCCGGGCCGTGCCGCTGACGACCGCCGAAAGCATCAGCTACGCTAAAAATGACAGCCTGCGGATTGTGCGCGAAGTGAAAATAAAAGCCGACAGTGTGAAGGGTAAGAAGAAAGATAAGTTCTCGGTTTCAGACTTTCTGCTATCGGGCGAATCGTTCAAACTGGCCCCGCGTACCCAGTTAGTCTGGACCAGTCCGCTGTCGAAAGTTGACTACAACACCGTCGAAGGGTATGCCATTGAGGCCAGTTTGCGGCTAAATCGCCGGGCCAGTAAAACCGATTCACTGAAGGCTCCGCGCATTTTTCAGGCCGGGCCGCGCTGGTATGTTGGTGCGGTAGGCCGTTATCAGTTTGGCCGTAACGAAATTGTAGGCTACGGGCAGGCAGGCATTCGGTTTACCAAAGGCAATCTGGAAGCATCGGGCGGGCGGTATTTTGTGCAGTTCAACCCCAACAACCCAATCAGCCCGCTACTCAACAGCTTTACAACCCTGCTGTTCGAGCAGAATTTTATGAAGCTTTACGCCAAAAATTTTGCCCGACTCCAGGGCGACGTGCGGACGTTAGGCGACCGATTAACCTTGCTGGGCAGCGTTGAAATTGCCCAGCGCAGCGAGGTAGCGAATTTCAAGGAAAACATAAGACCCTGGATCAACTGGACCAATCGGACATTTACGCCTAATTACCCGCTCAATGTCGAACTGCCCGTTAACGACGAAGCTGTGGTTCCGCCTGCCCGCGCCGTGAACATGCCCACGCACAATGCGCTCACGCTTGACCTGACGGCCCGGTTCAATCTGGGGCGCATTCGGTATCGCATCCGCAATGGCATCCGAACGCTCATTCCCGACGATGAAGCACCGGTAGTCACGCTCAATTACCGCACCGGTTCGGCCCGACAGCTTGCCGGGTCACCATTCCCGGTCCGAACGGTGAACTATGGTTTTGTACAGGCAGGTATTCGGCAGTCGCTTGAAACGGGCATTCGGAGCCGGTTGAGCTACGCCCTGAATGCTGGTACGTTCATCACGAATGACCAACTGTTTTTTCCTGATTTCAAGCATTTTGCGGGTAACGAATTCTGGTTTCAGCAGGGCGACCCGGTCACAACGTTCCGTATGTTGCCGTATTACCAGTTCAGCACGGCCAAGCGATTTGCCGAAGCGCACGTGCTGGGCGAGTTTCGCAAATTTGCGCTGACCCAAATCACCGTACTACGCCTGCTCGACCTGCGCGAGAATCTGTTTGTAAACTATCTGGCTACACCATCGTTAACAAATTATACCGAAGTGGGCTACGGTCTCAACGGTCTGATTCCGCAGGTGCTACCTTTTTTCAGGCTCGAAGTAATCGGGCAATTCCAGAATGGGCAGTATCAGGGCATCGGCTACCGCGTTGGCACCACGCTGAACTTTGGCAGATAG
- a CDS encoding DUF6268 family outer membrane beta-barrel protein — protein sequence MKALPILLLALLATGSSLAQTAPVPAAVPQSTTSPAEAAPAAEELNFDEFGDADDKKVKLFATQKVLYLSPTKLISVGYEAQTGFDLTSNGNHMSTSLPIGPTDVTQPVNRFGGLRLGVNTPVISRSNFILNLGFTYWNTGVSIANPEQSRLFGALNQGLRSTGVNATVFKPLDIKHFLLLQANADLNGTYRNFSELDSRGMTYSGTAIYGWKPNDNLMWGLGVTRTYRAGQVLHIPVLFYNRTFNPRWGVEAILPARANLRRNFGTNSLLMLGYEIEGNAYYLGSPTGTDLYLRRGELKPRITYERKIAGFIWLSAQAGIRYNWRFDAFRTQNPTANETVVFANSMPTVPYVNVSLNLVSP from the coding sequence ATGAAAGCCCTACCAATTCTTCTCCTCGCACTGCTGGCAACCGGCTCTTCTCTGGCCCAAACGGCTCCGGTGCCTGCCGCCGTGCCACAATCAACGACTTCGCCCGCAGAAGCCGCCCCCGCTGCCGAGGAACTAAATTTTGATGAGTTTGGCGATGCCGACGATAAAAAAGTCAAGCTATTTGCCACGCAGAAAGTGCTGTACCTCAGTCCTACCAAACTGATTTCGGTGGGCTACGAAGCGCAAACGGGCTTTGACTTAACATCGAATGGTAATCATATGTCAACGAGCCTTCCGATAGGCCCGACAGACGTAACCCAGCCCGTCAATCGCTTTGGCGGCTTGCGGCTGGGTGTGAACACGCCGGTTATTTCACGTTCCAATTTCATTCTGAATCTTGGTTTTACCTACTGGAATACGGGCGTCAGCATTGCTAACCCCGAGCAATCGCGGCTGTTTGGCGCACTCAATCAGGGCCTGCGCTCAACGGGCGTGAACGCGACCGTGTTCAAGCCGCTTGATATTAAGCACTTCCTGCTACTTCAGGCCAACGCCGATTTGAACGGTACGTACCGTAATTTTTCGGAACTCGACAGCCGGGGCATGACCTACAGCGGCACGGCTATCTACGGCTGGAAACCAAACGACAACCTGATGTGGGGTTTAGGCGTTACGCGCACCTACCGCGCCGGTCAGGTGCTACATATTCCGGTGCTGTTCTACAACCGCACCTTCAACCCGCGCTGGGGCGTTGAGGCCATTCTGCCCGCCCGCGCCAACCTCCGGCGCAACTTCGGCACCAACAGCCTGCTGATGCTGGGCTATGAAATTGAGGGCAACGCCTACTACCTCGGCAGCCCGACCGGCACCGACCTCTACCTGCGCCGGGGCGAACTGAAGCCGCGTATCACCTACGAACGAAAAATTGCCGGGTTTATCTGGCTGTCGGCTCAGGCCGGTATTCGCTACAACTGGCGGTTCGATGCGTTTCGCACACAGAACCCAACTGCCAACGAAACTGTCGTATTCGCCAACTCGATGCCAACAGTGCCGTATGTCAACGTAAGCCTGAATCTGGTAAGCCCCTGA
- a CDS encoding LytR/AlgR family response regulator transcription factor has translation MTILHVVDANPNGLLKDVLLLIAKMLIAFVSVIIVGILFFGLWENIRGKTSGISPFLSREVQFFQLFFLVILCTVLCTLTFATSWYFNLSPSWRAVASTFVSFIVPAIAYYKYSQASIRQLANRVQALENTTVISNEAPLENPIRIQFKTPAPALPCHLVFLENEREMLRLLPNDLYAVQSQGNYVFMFWHEKGDKLEKTLLRAPIGQVDDILRPYTRFMRTHRSYIVNLEKIRKVEGNARGLVVRVSLLEEPVLVARSRIEAFREAIHDQPEPTHPVAA, from the coding sequence ATGACCATACTGCACGTTGTCGATGCAAACCCAAACGGTTTGTTAAAAGACGTGTTGTTGTTGATTGCTAAAATGTTGATAGCCTTCGTTTCAGTTATTATCGTCGGTATTCTCTTCTTCGGACTTTGGGAAAATATACGGGGTAAAACATCCGGAATTTCCCCCTTTCTATCCAGAGAAGTACAGTTTTTTCAGCTTTTTTTTCTGGTTATTTTGTGTACCGTATTATGTACACTGACATTCGCTACCAGTTGGTATTTCAACCTATCACCAAGTTGGAGGGCCGTTGCCAGCACTTTTGTGAGCTTCATTGTACCAGCCATCGCTTATTATAAATATAGTCAAGCCTCCATCAGGCAATTGGCAAATCGGGTTCAGGCACTTGAGAACACTACCGTTATTTCTAACGAAGCACCTTTAGAAAACCCGATCAGAATACAGTTTAAGACGCCCGCTCCTGCCCTGCCCTGCCACCTGGTTTTTCTGGAAAATGAACGCGAGATGCTTCGGCTACTGCCCAATGATCTCTATGCGGTTCAGTCGCAGGGAAATTATGTTTTTATGTTCTGGCACGAGAAAGGCGACAAATTGGAGAAGACGTTGCTCCGTGCGCCCATCGGCCAGGTTGACGATATACTCAGGCCCTATACCCGCTTTATGCGTACTCACCGAAGCTATATCGTCAATCTTGAGAAGATTCGTAAGGTAGAAGGTAATGCACGAGGATTGGTTGTACGGGTATCTCTGCTGGAAGAACCCGTGCTTGTTGCCCGCAGCCGGATCGAAGCGTTTCGGGAAGCTATCCACGACCAGCCTGAGCCTACTCATCCGGTTGCTGCTTAA
- a CDS encoding MOSC domain-containing protein: MMTLKDLFCAFPRSGRVEWIGVRPKRDEPVTVVEAVAVSEEKGLIGDHYSGQSGNRHVTLIQAEHLPVVAALTGRDALDPALLRRNIVVSGINLLALKDQQIQLGDGPEAVVLEITGQCHPCSKMEKTLGPGGYNAMRGHGGMTARVIRGGVLRVGTPVEAVHIKQQPDE, from the coding sequence CTGATGACTCTGAAAGATTTATTCTGCGCTTTCCCCCGCTCCGGTCGGGTCGAGTGGATTGGCGTTCGCCCGAAGCGCGACGAGCCGGTTACGGTTGTCGAAGCCGTAGCTGTTTCTGAGGAAAAGGGCCTTATTGGCGACCATTACAGCGGGCAGAGTGGCAACCGACACGTAACGCTGATTCAGGCCGAACATCTGCCCGTTGTGGCCGCCCTGACCGGTCGCGACGCCCTCGACCCGGCTTTACTACGCCGGAATATTGTGGTGTCGGGTATCAATCTCCTGGCATTGAAAGACCAGCAAATTCAACTTGGCGACGGGCCGGAAGCCGTAGTGCTGGAAATTACGGGCCAATGCCATCCCTGTTCAAAAATGGAGAAAACGCTCGGGCCGGGCGGCTACAACGCCATGCGCGGCCACGGCGGCATGACCGCACGGGTGATACGGGGCGGGGTACTGCGAGTAGGCACCCCCGTCGAAGCCGTGCATATTAAGCAGCAACCGGATGAGTAG
- a CDS encoding glycoside hydrolase family 5 protein: MPTVLPEPTPRKLPRWRGFNLLEKFVAGTSGPVPAGAYQERDFEMIANWGFNFVRLPMSYQCWATPDPAHWTELNENVLKEVDQAVDWGKQYGLHVNLNLHRIPGYCVNPPAEPLNLWADERALEAAVFHWRHLAERYKGRPNREVSFDLINEPNTDEASYIRVVRALVDGIRAVDSGRLIIADGLQYGNQPVFKLADLQLGQSTRGYLPMNVSHYGASWVPMLKDAPEPTWPAQWMNATWNAETLRKIAIQPWQKLEATGVGVHVGEWGCFNKTPHSVALRWMEDQLKLWKETGWGWSLWNFRGSFGILNSDRADVKYKLYKGMQLDEMMLRLLRKY, encoded by the coding sequence ATGCCGACGGTTTTGCCGGAGCCAACGCCCCGAAAACTGCCACGCTGGCGGGGTTTTAACCTGCTCGAAAAGTTTGTGGCAGGCACGAGCGGTCCGGTTCCGGCGGGCGCGTATCAGGAGCGTGATTTTGAGATGATTGCCAACTGGGGCTTCAACTTTGTTCGGCTGCCGATGTCGTACCAATGCTGGGCCACCCCCGACCCGGCACACTGGACCGAACTCAACGAGAACGTGTTGAAAGAGGTTGATCAGGCTGTTGACTGGGGTAAGCAATACGGGCTGCACGTAAACCTGAACCTGCACCGAATTCCGGGCTACTGCGTGAATCCGCCCGCCGAGCCGCTCAATCTCTGGGCCGATGAGCGGGCACTCGAAGCCGCCGTTTTCCACTGGCGTCACCTTGCCGAACGCTACAAAGGTCGTCCCAATCGTGAAGTCAGCTTCGATCTTATCAATGAACCCAACACCGACGAAGCCAGCTACATTCGCGTGGTTCGGGCGTTGGTAGATGGCATTCGCGCAGTCGACTCTGGCCGACTGATTATTGCCGACGGGCTGCAATATGGCAACCAGCCGGTGTTTAAACTGGCCGACCTGCAACTGGGACAGAGTACGCGCGGCTATCTGCCAATGAACGTGAGTCATTACGGGGCATCGTGGGTGCCGATGTTGAAAGATGCGCCTGAACCTACCTGGCCTGCCCAGTGGATGAACGCCACCTGGAACGCCGAAACGCTTCGGAAAATCGCCATTCAGCCCTGGCAAAAGTTAGAGGCTACTGGCGTGGGCGTTCACGTAGGCGAGTGGGGCTGTTTCAACAAAACCCCGCACAGTGTGGCCCTGCGCTGGATGGAAGATCAGCTTAAACTCTGGAAAGAGACAGGCTGGGGCTGGTCGCTCTGGAACTTCCGGGGTTCGTTTGGCATCCTCAACAGCGACCGCGCCGATGTAAAGTATAAGCTGTATAAGGGAATGCAGTTAGATGAGATGATGCTGCGGTTGTTGCGGAAATACTGA
- a CDS encoding metallophosphoesterase family protein, whose amino-acid sequence MNRRDVVKRVGAGFAALSSPHLISACPAPATSPRRALRIAHLTDVHMQPIIGAAKGFEKCLHHVQNLPDKPDLIINGGDAVMEAHGRGQDSVRRQWRLFQDVLRSENALPMLSCIGNHDIWCREETKAAFCDGRQWAMNELAIAKRYYSLDKNGWHIIVLDSVQPKADGSWYTAHLDEEQYHWLETDLTATSAETPVLIISHVPILAACVFFDGKRFEGENWNVPARWMHSDTVRLTSLFHRHPNVKAALSGHIHLTDRVDYNGVSYYCNGAVSGAWWFGKYHHTAAGYAVVDLFDDGTVRNEYAGYQNQD is encoded by the coding sequence ATGAATCGTCGCGACGTTGTTAAACGCGTAGGAGCGGGCTTTGCAGCTCTCTCATCTCCCCACCTGATTTCGGCCTGCCCAGCCCCCGCTACTTCGCCCCGCCGGGCGTTGCGGATTGCCCACCTCACCGACGTACACATGCAGCCAATTATCGGAGCCGCTAAAGGTTTTGAGAAATGCCTGCACCATGTACAGAACCTGCCCGACAAACCCGACCTGATTATCAACGGGGGCGATGCCGTTATGGAAGCTCACGGGCGCGGGCAGGATAGTGTACGCCGACAGTGGCGGCTGTTTCAGGACGTGCTGCGTTCCGAAAATGCGCTGCCCATGCTGAGTTGCATTGGCAATCACGACATTTGGTGTCGCGAAGAAACCAAAGCTGCCTTCTGCGACGGTCGGCAGTGGGCCATGAATGAGTTGGCGATAGCCAAACGCTATTACAGTCTCGACAAAAATGGCTGGCATATCATCGTACTCGACAGTGTTCAGCCCAAAGCTGACGGAAGCTGGTACACGGCCCATCTCGATGAAGAACAATACCATTGGCTCGAAACCGATTTGACCGCCACGTCTGCCGAAACGCCGGTACTGATTATCTCGCACGTACCGATTTTAGCGGCCTGCGTATTTTTCGACGGGAAACGCTTCGAGGGTGAAAACTGGAACGTTCCGGCCCGCTGGATGCACAGCGATACCGTTCGGCTAACGAGTCTGTTCCACCGTCATCCAAATGTAAAAGCGGCCCTGAGCGGCCATATTCACCTTACCGACCGGGTCGATTACAACGGCGTATCGTACTACTGCAATGGAGCTGTGAGTGGAGCCTGGTGGTTTGGCAAGTATCACCACACAGCCGCCGGTTACGCCGTGGTCGATTTATTTGATGATGGCACGGTACGGAATGAGTACGCAGGGTATCAGAACCAGGATTAG
- a CDS encoding DUF2147 domain-containing protein, producing the protein MKTLRVWLLLAVLFLPLVLSAQNNPDSVIGVWKNGEGTGMVQIYKKGDKYFGKIVWLKVPNNPDGTPRTDVNNPDEKLRSRPLKGLENLRDFVAKGDNKWEEGKIYEPKSGNDYSCEMKLVDENTLEVRGFIGVSLFGRTDVWKRQVKKA; encoded by the coding sequence ATGAAAACGTTGCGCGTGTGGCTATTGTTGGCCGTATTGTTTTTGCCTCTTGTATTGTCTGCACAAAACAATCCAGATTCAGTTATTGGCGTCTGGAAAAATGGAGAGGGAACTGGCATGGTTCAAATCTATAAAAAAGGCGATAAATATTTCGGCAAAATTGTGTGGTTGAAAGTGCCGAACAACCCCGACGGTACTCCCCGTACCGATGTAAATAACCCCGACGAAAAGTTGCGCAGCCGCCCGCTGAAGGGTCTGGAAAACCTGCGCGATTTTGTAGCGAAAGGCGACAACAAATGGGAAGAGGGGAAAATTTATGAACCCAAATCAGGCAACGACTACTCCTGCGAAATGAAGCTCGTGGACGAAAATACGCTCGAAGTACGCGGCTTCATCGGTGTATCGCTGTTTGGCCGTACCGATGTCTGGAAACGGCAGGTAAAAAAGGCGTAA